A window of Campylobacter ureolyticus contains these coding sequences:
- the trpS gene encoding tryptophan--tRNA ligase: MITLTGLQPSGKLHLGNYFASIKPMVEKQNLGDSKMFMFIANYHAMTSVSDAHKLSDNTFEAACAFLALGIDPKKSIFWVQSDVKEVLELYWILSAYTPMGLLERSHAYKDKIAKGFDTKHDLFSYPVLMAADILLYNADFVPVGKDQIQHVEIARDIALKFNNAHGEIFTLPQAKVEENLATVPGTDGAKMSKSYKNTIDIFSDAKTLKKQISSIVTDSTALEEPKEWRDCNVYKIAELFLNEDEKLALQKRYEKGGEGYGHFKMYLNEVIWDYFKDAREKFDYFMNHKDDVFEILDDGAKKAKTVAEKNMQKIRKICGIYR; the protein is encoded by the coding sequence TTGATAACACTAACCGGACTTCAACCATCAGGAAAACTTCATTTAGGAAATTACTTTGCTAGCATTAAACCAATGGTTGAAAAGCAAAATTTAGGCGATAGCAAGATGTTTATGTTTATTGCAAATTACCACGCAATGACAAGTGTAAGTGATGCACACAAACTTAGCGATAATACCTTCGAAGCAGCGTGTGCTTTTTTAGCTCTTGGAATAGACCCTAAAAAAAGCATATTTTGGGTTCAAAGCGATGTAAAAGAAGTACTTGAACTCTACTGGATACTAAGCGCTTATACGCCGATGGGACTGCTTGAACGTTCTCATGCATATAAAGATAAGATTGCAAAAGGTTTTGATACAAAACATGATCTCTTTAGCTATCCTGTTTTAATGGCGGCTGATATTTTACTCTACAACGCTGATTTTGTACCAGTGGGAAAAGATCAAATTCAGCATGTTGAAATAGCACGTGATATCGCACTTAAATTTAACAACGCTCATGGTGAAATTTTTACATTGCCACAAGCAAAAGTTGAAGAAAACTTAGCCACAGTTCCAGGGACTGATGGGGCCAAAATGAGTAAAAGCTATAAAAATACAATTGATATTTTTAGCGATGCCAAAACCTTAAAAAAGCAAATTTCAAGCATCGTAACCGATAGTACTGCCCTAGAAGAGCCAAAAGAGTGGAGAGACTGCAATGTTTATAAAATTGCTGAGCTATTTTTAAATGAAGATGAAAAACTTGCTTTGCAAAAAAGGTATGAAAAAGGTGGCGAGGGATATGGACACTTTAAAATGTATTTAAATGAAGTTATTTGGGACTATTTTAAAGATGCAAGAGAGAAATTTGACTATTTTATGAACCATAAAGATGATGTTTTTGAAATTTTAGATGATGGAGCAAAAAAAGCAAAAACCGTAGCAGAAAAAAATATGCAAAAAATAAGAAAAATTTGTGGAATTTATAGATAA